Part of the Drosophila pseudoobscura strain MV-25-SWS-2005 chromosome 2, UCI_Dpse_MV25, whole genome shotgun sequence genome, GCGCGCGATCATCGTGTGCATCACAAGTACTCGGAGACGGATGCCGATCCGCACAATGCCACCCGTGGCTTCTTCTTTTCGCACGTGGGCTGGTTGCTCTGCAAGAAGCATCCCGATGTGGTGGCCAAGGGCAAAGGCCTGGACCTGTCCGATTTGCGTGCCGATCCCATTCTGATGTTCCAGAAGAAGTGAGTGTCCAAAGCTAAAATCGAAAATCTGAAAAATAATATGATCTTTCCCTGTTGCTAGGCACTACTATGTTTTAATGCCGTTGGCCTGCTTCATTTTGCCCACCGTCATTCCCTTCTACTTTTGGAATGAGTCGCTGCTGTGCTCCTGGTTCGTGGCCACCATGTTCCGTTGGTGCTTCCAGCTGAATATGACCTGGCTGGTGAACAGTGCGGCCCACAAATTCGGTGGTCGTCCGTACGACCAGTAAGTTTACAAACACAATCGGTGATTTGTTAAGTATTACATTCCTATATGTCTCTTTAGGACCATCAATCCATCGCAGAATGCCACTGTTTCGGCAGTCACCTTTGGCGAGGGCTGGCACAACTACCATCATGTGTTTCCATGGGACTACAAAACTGCTGAATGGGGAAATTATAACCTGAACATGACGACTGCCTTTATTGATCTATTTGCCAAGATCGGCTGGGCCTATGATCTGAAATCCGTAGCACCCGACACCATTGAAAGGCGTGTGAAGCGCACCGGCGACGGCACCCACGAGCTGTGGGGATGGGGCGACAAGGATCTCACCGCAGAAGATGCCAGAGATGTGCTCTTTGTTGATAAAAAGTCAGAGTGAATCTCCTCCAGCGTTGCGTACTCACCGGGAGCAGCGATAACTACTATTTCTTAATCATTAACAGTTAAAATTTAATTGGCCATTTATAGATGGTGTGTGATAATGAGTTATGAGCGATTATACTAAATATAATTGATGTTGTTTATCAAAGAGCTGATTTATATGGGTTTTTTTAAGCTTCTGATTACAGCCTGGTCGTGACGTGGCGTTCAGCCGGCGCAGCTGTGGTCTGACGGCGACCACTTTTGATAAGCCTATCGCTTCGTCTGTAGGAAAGtttgaaagaaaataaaaaaaaagcgtCTGGTAATACCTGGGGTCTAGCCTGTAATCGTCAAAATATCAAAAAGCTTGCTTGACCACTTCAGCCAAAGACACGCGGCTCTCATCATCCTCCAGTAGTTCGATTAGTCCGATCAAGTGCTTGGGCACTCAGGCTAATGGGTTTTCAGCCCAATTGCCGGATCTGCAACTTCCACAGGTGCTTAGGACGGAATTTTGTAGAATCTTCCTGAGTATACTATACTTATACGGTTGTTCATATTGTTCGATCAGGGTTCTCTGCGAACTACCAGTACAGATGCACTGCAGGGCCTCCGATGGCCTTTGTGGGTAGCTGACCAACAACAATCCCCCATACCCATGATGAACTGAGAATCCTCCGTTCCAGGGGGACCAATTGAAGCACATATCAGTGCATCCTCTGTGAAGTTTGCCATTCTGATACATATATTCGACCCCAGAGCACACAG contains:
- the Desat2 gene encoding acyl-CoA Delta(11) desaturase — its product is MPPNAVGLPDTLSKVPVDSDLTKETNMEDESSKQTGVLFEGDVETADGALATDTFLFKKAEDRQLQWVWRNILLFAYVHFAALYGGYLMLAKAKYATVLFSAALYVVGMLGITGGAHRLWAHRSYKAKWPMRLILIIFNTIAFQDAAYHWARDHRVHHKYSETDADPHNATRGFFFSHVGWLLCKKHPDVVAKGKGLDLSDLRADPILMFQKKHYYVLMPLACFILPTVIPFYFWNESLLCSWFVATMFRWCFQLNMTWLVNSAAHKFGGRPYDQTINPSQNATVSAVTFGEGWHNYHHVFPWDYKTAEWGNYNLNMTTAFIDLFAKIGWAYDLKSVAPDTIERRVKRTGDGTHELWGWGDKDLTAEDARDVLFVDKKSE